The nucleotide sequence CGTTATTGTCCATGATCTTGCGGAACTGCTCGTCGCTGATCCCGCCCATCGGCCCGTAATAGGGATTGGACGCCGCATTGCAGACGAGGACGTCGATCTGGCCGAACTCGGCCTTCGTGCGCTCGACCAGTTCGCGCAGGGCTTCCTTGTCGGAGATGGAGGCGGCGATGGCCACCGCCCGGCCCTGGCCGCGGGCGTTGATCGCTTGCGCGACTTCCTCGCACGCGTCCTGCTTGCGGGACGAGATGACGACGTTGGCGCCGTGCGCCGCCATCTCCTCGGCGATTGCCCGCCCGATGCCGCGCGACGAGCCGGTGACGATGGCGGTCTTGCCGGTGAGGTCGAAAAGGTTGGTGTTCACTATTCTCTCCCGTTGGCCCCGACCGAATTCGAGGGCGGGTTACGTCCAGGTGCCTCGGCTTCGCTCGGCACGGACAGATCAGATTAGATCAAGGAACCTGCGGATCGATCGGCGGGTGCTTGCCATATTCGATCAGCGCGATGGCGCGGTTGTGGACCTCGTCCGGCCCGTCGGCGAGCCGGAGCGTGCGGATTCCGGCCCAGCTGTGGGCAAGGCTGGTGTCCTGGCTGACGCCCATGCCGCCATGCGCCTGGATGGCGTCGTCGATGATCTGCAACGCCATGCGCGGCGCCTTGACCTTGATCATCGCGATCTCGGCCTTGGCAGCCTTGTTGCCCGCCTTGTCCATCATGTCCGCCGCCTTGAGGCAGAGGAGGCGGGTGCATTCGATCTCGATCCGCGCCTCGGCGACTCGCTGCTCCCAGACGCTGTGCTCGCTGATCTTCTTGCCGAAGGCGGTCCGGCTCTGCAGCCGGCGGACCATCAGCTCGAGCGCTTCTTCCGCCGCGCCGATGGTGCGCATGCAGTGATGGATCCGGCCCGGCCCCAGGCGCCCCTGCGCGATCTCGAAGCCGCGCCCTTCGCCGAGCAGCAGATTGTCGGCCGGCACCCGCACGTCCTTGAGCGCGATCTCCATGTGCCCGTGTGGCGCATCGTCATAGCCATAGACGTTGAGCGCGCGTTCGACGGTGATACCCGGCGCGTCCATCGGCACCAGGATCATCGACTGCTGGGCGTGGCGACGCGCCTCCGGATCGGTCTTGCCCATCAGGATCGCGACCTTGCAGCGCGGATCGCCCGCGCCGCTGCTCCACCACTTGCGCCCGTTGATGACGTATTCGTCGCCCTCGCGGCGGATCTCGCACTGGATATTGGTCGCGTCCGAACTCGCCACCGCCGGCTCGGTCATCAGGAAGGCCGAGCGGATCTCGCCCCGCATCAGCGGCGCCAGCCACGCATCCTTCTGCGCCCTGGTGCCGTAGCGGTGGAGCACTTCCATGTTGCCGGTGTCGGGCGCCGAGCAGTTGAACACCTCGCTCGCGAATCCGACCCGGCCCATCTCCTCGGCGCACAGCGCATATTCGAGGTTGGTGAGCTGCTCGCCTTCGAACGGGAAGCTTTCGTCGACATGGCGGAGCGCGCCGCCCGGCGGCATGAACAGGTTCCACAGCCCTTCCGCCCGCGCCTTCTCCTTGAGCGGCTCGAGCCCCTCGAGATGATGCCAGCGGTCGCCCCGGTTCAATTCGGCGGCGATTTCGGGAACGGCCGGGCGGACGTGGCGCTCGATGAAGGCGCGGACACGGTCGCGGAAATGGGCCTGGCGGTCGGTAAGGTCGAAGTCCATGACGCCCCTAACTGATGATGTCGCCCAAGCTGTTGCAGAAAGGAGGGCAGGGGGGAAGCCTCGGTGGAACACCTAGTCGGGTGGGTCCGTTCGCTTGGTCGATGAAACCGGTCGTTCTCGTCGCCGCCCTTGCGCTGAGTGCCTGCGCCCAGCAGGAAGAGGCCACGCCCGAGAGCCAGAAGACCTCGGCGCCATTGCCCTCTCGCGAGCCGCCGCCGGGCCCGTCGCCCGCGTCTTCGCCCGGCACCGTCACCCGGCCGCCTGCTTCGATCACCCGGAACGTGCCGGCGCAGGCGGCTGCCGACCCGCGCAGCGCCGAAGGAGCGGCGGACCTCGCCCGACGCTATTTCGCGCTGCTCGGAGCAAGGAACTTCGTCGAGGCCCACAAGCTGTGGGGTCCCGGCAGCGACTTGGCCGACGGCACCTTCGCCGCGCAGTTCGAAGGCTATCGAGAACTTCGTGGCGAGGTTGGATCGCCTTCCGCAGTCGAGGGCGCCGCCGGCTCGCTCTTCGTCACGGTACCCGCGCGTGTGCATGGCGTCGCCGCAAGGGGGGAGCGGTTCGAGGAGACGCAGGTCGTCACGCTCCGCCGGGTCAACGATGTGCCCGGCTCCACCCCCGAGCAACGGCGCTGGCACATAGCAAAGGTGGATCGGCCGCCTGGTCCGCATTGACGCTTCCCGGCGCTTGTCGCATCGACGGAGCCGAGGAGATTCACATGGCCGATCTGGAGACCTTCCGCGCCGAGACCCGCGCCTGGCTTGAGGCGAACTGCCCGCCCGAGATGCGCACGCCGATGCGCTCCGAGGACGATGCCTGCTGGGGTGGCCGCAACTTCCAGTTCCAGTCCGAGGCCCAGGAACGCTGGATGCGGGTCATGGGCGAGAAAGGCTGGACCGTGCCCGACTGGCCCGCAGCCTATGGCGGCGGCGGCCTGTCCCCGGCCGAGACCAAGATCCTGCGCGAGGAGATGAGGGCGATCGGTGCACGTTCGCCCTTGTCGAGCTTCGGTATCTCCATGCTTGGGCCGGCGCTGCTCAAATATGGCACCGAGGAGCAGAAGAAGCGCTTCCTGCCCGAGATCGCGCGCGGCGAGATCCGCTGGTGCCAGGGCTATTCCGAGCCCGGCGCCGGGTCCGACCTCGCCGGGCTGCAGACCCGCTGCGAGGACATGGGCGATCACTGGCTGGTCAACGGCCAGAAGGTCTGGACCAGCTACGCCGACAAGGCCGACTGGATCTTCTGCCTGGTGCGGACCTCGACCGAGACCAAGCATGGCGGCATCAGCTTCCTCCTGTTCGACATGGAGAGCGAAGGCGTCTCGACCAAGCCGATCCTGCTGATCAGCGGCTACTCGCCCTTCTGCGAGACCTTCTTCGACAATGTGAAGGTACCCAAGGACCAGATCGTCGGCGAAGTGAACCGCGGCTGGGACGTCGCCAAATATCTCCTTGGCCACGAGCGCGAGATGATCAGCGGCATGGGCCTCGGCTCCGGCACGTCCAGGTCGCTGGCCGAGATGCTCGGCGAGATCGACGATCCGGTGCTTGCCGCCGAGGTCGCGCTGTTCGACGTCGACGCGCTCGCCTTCGCGGCGATGAGCGAGCATTTCATCGACCAGCTCAAGGCCGGCGAGGCGCATCCCGCCATGCCGAGCATGATGAAATATGCCGGCACCGAGCTGAACAAGAAGCGCCACGAGCTGGTCATGGCGGCCGGCGGCTCGAATGCGCTTGAATGGGAAAGCGACCGCTCGCGCGGCGGCAAGGCGGCCCGCGAATGGCTGCGCACGAAGGCCAATTCGATCGAGGGCGGCACCAGCGAGGTGCAGCTCGGCATCGTCGCCAAGCACATCCTGCAATTGCCGGGGGCCTGATCCTCTCCGCCACTAGTCCCGAGCGAAGTCGAGGGACGGATGCAATGGCGGTGTCTCGACTTCGCTCGACACGAACGGACCTGAAAGAATGATCCTCACCGACGACCAGCGCCAGCTTGCCGACATGACCAAGTCCTTCCTCGCCGAGGAGGGGACCATCAGGAAGCAGCTCCGCCACTGGCGCGACAGCGGCTGCAAGGACGGCTTCGGCCATGGCCTGTGGAAGCAGATGGCCGAACTCGGGCTGACCGGCCTCGCCGTTCCCGAAGCCGAGGGCGGGCTCGGGCTCGGCGCGACCGAAGCGGCACTGGTCATGGAGGAGATCGGCCGCAATCTCACGCCATCGCCGTTCCTGACGACTGCCCTCGTCGCGGTCGAAGCGCTGAAGGGCACGGCGCAGGGCCAGCAGTGGTTCCCCGGGATCATCGCCGGCGACACCGTCGCCGCCGTCGCGGTCGATGAAGGCCCGCACCACCGCCCGCGCCAGATCGCGCTGGAGGCGAAGCGCTCCGGCAACGGCTTCACCCTCAACGGCACCAAGCAGTTCGTGGTCCATGGCGCCTCGGC is from Sphingomonas sp. LHG3406-1 and encodes:
- a CDS encoding acyl-CoA dehydrogenase family protein, with protein sequence MADLETFRAETRAWLEANCPPEMRTPMRSEDDACWGGRNFQFQSEAQERWMRVMGEKGWTVPDWPAAYGGGGLSPAETKILREEMRAIGARSPLSSFGISMLGPALLKYGTEEQKKRFLPEIARGEIRWCQGYSEPGAGSDLAGLQTRCEDMGDHWLVNGQKVWTSYADKADWIFCLVRTSTETKHGGISFLLFDMESEGVSTKPILLISGYSPFCETFFDNVKVPKDQIVGEVNRGWDVAKYLLGHEREMISGMGLGSGTSRSLAEMLGEIDDPVLAAEVALFDVDALAFAAMSEHFIDQLKAGEAHPAMPSMMKYAGTELNKKRHELVMAAGGSNALEWESDRSRGGKAAREWLRTKANSIEGGTSEVQLGIVAKHILQLPGA
- a CDS encoding acyl-CoA dehydrogenase family protein → MDFDLTDRQAHFRDRVRAFIERHVRPAVPEIAAELNRGDRWHHLEGLEPLKEKARAEGLWNLFMPPGGALRHVDESFPFEGEQLTNLEYALCAEEMGRVGFASEVFNCSAPDTGNMEVLHRYGTRAQKDAWLAPLMRGEIRSAFLMTEPAVASSDATNIQCEIRREGDEYVINGRKWWSSGAGDPRCKVAILMGKTDPEARRHAQQSMILVPMDAPGITVERALNVYGYDDAPHGHMEIALKDVRVPADNLLLGEGRGFEIAQGRLGPGRIHHCMRTIGAAEEALELMVRRLQSRTAFGKKISEHSVWEQRVAEARIEIECTRLLCLKAADMMDKAGNKAAKAEIAMIKVKAPRMALQIIDDAIQAHGGMGVSQDTSLAHSWAGIRTLRLADGPDEVHNRAIALIEYGKHPPIDPQVP